The Chloroflexota bacterium genome includes a region encoding these proteins:
- a CDS encoding ABC transporter ATP-binding protein: MRVLLKDLRKEFGSVVAVNDLDLEIEHGEFVSLLGPSGCGKTTTLLMVAGIYKPTSGYIYFGDRIVNDLPPKDRNIGMVFQSYALYPHMTVLQNITFPLELKKLPRNERMERARKVAEMMQISDLMDRKPAQLSGGQQQRVALCRALAKEPDILLFDEPLSNLDAKLRVSMRGEIKRLQKDLGITAIYVTHDQVEAMTMADRIAVMKQGHLQAFMTPDDIYNHPPNLFVAEFIGNPPMNFLNATLQSDGDGLIVAGDGFSLRLPDATAALLRERNAPQQVLLGIRPEDVYLDPQGGVQAEIYMIEPLGRDDLLDCRVGGSRLQVLAPSSFEGDIGDQVTLRFDMEKLQLFDPQTEKSLLWP, encoded by the coding sequence ATGCGGGTACTTCTGAAAGACCTACGCAAGGAATTCGGCTCCGTTGTGGCCGTCAACGACCTCGACCTGGAGATCGAGCACGGGGAGTTCGTCTCGCTACTCGGGCCAAGCGGCTGTGGCAAGACGACCACCCTGCTGATGGTAGCCGGTATCTACAAGCCGACCTCCGGATACATCTACTTCGGCGACCGAATTGTGAACGATCTGCCTCCCAAGGACCGCAACATCGGCATGGTGTTCCAGAGCTACGCGCTATACCCGCACATGACCGTGTTGCAGAACATCACCTTCCCACTCGAGCTGAAAAAGCTCCCTCGAAACGAGCGGATGGAGCGGGCTCGCAAGGTGGCGGAGATGATGCAGATCAGCGACCTGATGGACCGAAAGCCGGCCCAACTGTCCGGCGGGCAGCAACAACGCGTGGCCCTATGCCGGGCCCTGGCCAAGGAGCCCGACATCCTGCTGTTCGATGAGCCCCTCTCCAACCTGGACGCGAAGTTACGAGTCAGCATGCGGGGGGAGATCAAGCGCCTCCAAAAGGACCTGGGCATCACGGCCATCTACGTCACCCACGACCAGGTGGAAGCCATGACGATGGCCGACCGCATCGCCGTGATGAAGCAGGGACACCTGCAGGCCTTCATGACGCCCGACGACATCTATAACCATCCCCCCAACCTGTTCGTGGCCGAGTTCATCGGCAATCCGCCCATGAATTTCCTGAACGCCACCCTTCAGTCCGACGGCGACGGACTCATCGTTGCCGGAGATGGGTTCTCCTTGCGCCTGCCGGATGCCACCGCGGCCCTATTGCGAGAGCGCAACGCGCCCCAGCAAGTGCTCCTGGGGATCCGACCGGAGGACGTGTATCTGGACCCCCAAGGCGGCGTGCAGGCGGAGATCTACATGATCGAGCCACTGGGGCGAGACGATCTCCTGGACTGCCGGGTGGGAGGCTCCAGGCTGCAAGTGTTGGCCCCATCCTCCTTTGAGGGCGATATCGGCGATCAGGTCACCCTGCGATTCGATATGGAGAAGCTCCAGCTATTCGATCCCCAAACGGAGAAATCGCTGCTCTGGCCGTGA
- a CDS encoding carbohydrate ABC transporter permease has protein sequence MGAQETIASAAPVGIVAKVPLRERIRTRAGRILAYALIVGVSVPIVVMYIWLFMQSISTRVLLGFIPEHITLENWRFLWSEVTIGARTYSSIWPVVINTVLFAGGVTFLVVLVSTLSGFALSRLQFRGRTQLTRLTILLHAFPGVTLLIAIYYILYTIWKIPVIGPIFGLNSIWGVVFVKSALEIPMAAWIVKGFFDDIPWDIEWAAYVDGCSRLQAWRRVILPVIQPGIASVAIFAFLAGWSEFLYLFTFIFEQKNYTLSLYVKQLIGDFKFVDYGLLSAAALFYMIPPLLFFLFTQKSLLRVSFGGVKG, from the coding sequence ATGGGCGCACAAGAGACGATCGCATCCGCTGCCCCCGTGGGGATCGTGGCGAAAGTGCCGCTGCGCGAGCGCATACGAACCCGGGCGGGCCGCATCCTGGCATATGCTCTGATCGTTGGCGTCTCGGTCCCCATCGTGGTGATGTACATCTGGCTCTTCATGCAATCCATCAGCACCCGGGTGCTCCTGGGATTCATCCCGGAACACATCACCCTGGAAAACTGGCGGTTCCTATGGAGCGAGGTCACCATCGGGGCGAGGACGTACTCCAGCATCTGGCCCGTGGTGATCAACACCGTACTCTTCGCCGGGGGGGTCACTTTCCTGGTCGTCCTGGTGAGCACGCTGTCCGGCTTCGCCCTCTCCCGGCTCCAATTCCGGGGCCGCACCCAGCTCACACGGCTGACGATCCTCCTGCACGCCTTCCCCGGCGTGACGCTTCTGATCGCCATCTACTACATCCTCTACACCATCTGGAAGATCCCGGTCATCGGCCCCATCTTCGGCCTGAACAGCATCTGGGGGGTGGTGTTCGTCAAATCCGCCCTGGAGATCCCCATGGCGGCCTGGATCGTAAAGGGCTTCTTCGATGACATCCCGTGGGACATCGAGTGGGCTGCTTACGTGGACGGGTGCAGCCGGCTGCAGGCATGGCGACGGGTGATCCTGCCCGTGATCCAGCCGGGCATCGCCTCCGTGGCCATCTTCGCCTTCCTGGCCGGATGGTCGGAGTTCCTGTATCTGTTCACCTTCATCTTCGAGCAAAAGAATTACACGCTATCTCTTTATGTCAAGCAACTGATCGGCGATTTCAAATTCGTGGACTACGGGCTGCTGTCCGCAGCCGCCCTGTTCTATATGATCCCACCCTTGCTGTTCTTCCTATTCACACAGAAATCACTGCTGAGGGTCTCCTTCGGCGGCGTCAAGGGATGA
- a CDS encoding sugar ABC transporter permease: MTIETFEERPRSLLARLRGLAVYTVFLGPFLFLVTTYFFLPVVLTTALSFTGMDSKMQWEFVGLENFRRLFADPIIPKIARNTLIYVVSTCLFNVLFGFFLALLTTYFVERENVGLVFRSIWLLPRMTPPVIYVLMWQWFVSPTDVGLINQIRSLLGYPPQAWLARHPMPIVILVNGVIGASFGMIVFSAAIKSIPIDLIRAARVDGASDLAIVRRLIIPLLKWPIMFLTIWQTLSLLASYDYILLLTDGGPFYKSEVWALNAYHRAFSSLQFGYGASIALILVIVGVTLTLIMLRLFGFERMMEPTKVGT, encoded by the coding sequence ATGACGATAGAGACCTTTGAGGAGCGGCCACGATCGCTCCTGGCGCGATTGCGAGGCCTGGCCGTGTACACGGTGTTCCTGGGCCCCTTTCTGTTCCTCGTCACCACGTACTTCTTTCTGCCCGTGGTCCTCACCACGGCCCTGTCCTTTACGGGCATGGACAGCAAGATGCAATGGGAGTTCGTCGGATTGGAGAACTTCCGGCGTCTGTTCGCAGACCCGATCATCCCTAAGATCGCCCGCAATACCCTCATTTACGTGGTCTCCACCTGTCTCTTCAACGTCCTATTCGGGTTCTTCCTGGCCTTATTGACCACCTACTTTGTGGAACGCGAGAACGTCGGGCTGGTCTTCCGCTCCATCTGGCTCCTGCCACGCATGACGCCTCCCGTCATCTATGTGCTCATGTGGCAATGGTTCGTGTCCCCCACCGACGTGGGGCTGATCAACCAGATACGGAGCCTGCTCGGCTATCCGCCTCAGGCATGGCTGGCGAGACACCCCATGCCCATTGTGATCCTGGTGAACGGGGTCATCGGCGCCTCCTTTGGGATGATCGTCTTCTCCGCCGCCATCAAATCCATCCCGATCGACCTGATCCGGGCGGCCCGGGTGGACGGCGCATCGGATCTGGCCATCGTACGCCGATTGATCATCCCACTGCTTAAATGGCCGATCATGTTCCTGACCATCTGGCAGACGCTCTCGCTGCTGGCCTCCTATGACTACATCCTGCTGCTCACCGACGGTGGCCCCTTCTACAAGAGCGAGGTCTGGGCATTGAACGCGTACCACCGGGCCTTTTCCAGCCTGCAATTCGGTTACGGGGCCTCCATCGCCCTGATCCTGGTGATCGTGGGCGTGACCCTGACGCTGATCATGCTCCGGCTGTTCGGCTTCGAGCGAATGATGGAGCCCACGAAGGTGGGCACCTGA
- a CDS encoding extracellular solute-binding protein encodes MSKRTWLWLTVALVVTLSLVTACATPTPEVVEKVVKETVVVTKVVEKVVEKPVEVVVTPTPAVRPGDIVIKAMGYGGPSDITRVTNLQEAAGRLNKKFKAEGKDERIILEVSEFETAGDMDGFRQRFVLASQAGTAPCIRASAYTEIPEWAEAGYIIPVDEYIEQYPDVFGDTFEALWKAVTWKGKRYGVLQDTEVRVVFYRKDKLKELGWSDEEIEALPQKVMDGEFTLDDLIAVAKESVDKGVTKWGIYHRPSKGNTFLHPYLAYGGILQDPDTGKLVLDESAALGNLEFHYNIAQVAKVTPPEITSYGWRDGIHPAVVKGETLFWFGGTWHWAEYQRVDYGQGKWTSEDMKKIFGVMLYPAAEKGGKPVTSSNPYVYMISSSCQYPDVAFQVIAEASSPDLVVKHALESGHLAWRKAALEVEAYKADEFTSSVTPYLEYTSFMPAHPQWNDYLTIWYNTIQGVELGELTPEEALEFLKSELQAALGDELIIVE; translated from the coding sequence ATGTCCAAGCGCACATGGTTGTGGCTCACGGTCGCGCTGGTTGTTACCCTGAGCCTCGTGACGGCCTGTGCCACGCCCACCCCGGAAGTCGTGGAGAAGGTGGTCAAAGAGACGGTCGTGGTCACCAAGGTCGTCGAGAAGGTGGTAGAGAAGCCAGTGGAGGTCGTGGTTACTCCGACCCCTGCCGTCCGCCCTGGAGACATCGTGATCAAGGCCATGGGCTACGGTGGCCCGTCTGACATCACGCGAGTGACCAATCTGCAGGAGGCGGCCGGCCGCCTGAACAAGAAGTTCAAGGCGGAGGGGAAGGATGAGCGGATCATCCTCGAGGTCTCCGAGTTCGAGACGGCCGGGGATATGGATGGATTCCGCCAGCGGTTCGTCCTGGCCTCCCAGGCTGGAACGGCGCCCTGCATCCGGGCCTCCGCATACACCGAGATCCCGGAGTGGGCGGAAGCTGGCTACATCATCCCGGTTGACGAGTACATCGAGCAGTACCCGGACGTCTTCGGGGACACCTTCGAGGCCCTCTGGAAGGCCGTGACGTGGAAGGGCAAGCGATACGGCGTGCTCCAGGACACGGAGGTTCGGGTCGTATTCTATCGCAAGGACAAGCTCAAAGAGCTGGGCTGGAGCGATGAGGAGATCGAGGCCCTGCCGCAGAAGGTCATGGACGGCGAGTTCACGCTGGACGACCTGATCGCCGTAGCCAAGGAGTCGGTGGACAAGGGCGTCACCAAGTGGGGCATCTACCACCGGCCCAGCAAGGGGAACACGTTCCTCCATCCATATCTGGCATACGGCGGCATCCTCCAGGATCCGGACACCGGGAAGCTGGTGCTGGACGAGTCGGCAGCGCTGGGCAACCTGGAGTTCCATTACAACATCGCCCAGGTGGCCAAGGTCACCCCGCCCGAGATCACCAGCTACGGCTGGCGTGACGGCATCCATCCGGCAGTCGTCAAGGGCGAGACCCTCTTCTGGTTCGGCGGCACCTGGCACTGGGCCGAGTACCAGCGTGTGGACTACGGCCAGGGCAAGTGGACCTCCGAGGATATGAAGAAGATCTTCGGGGTCATGCTCTATCCGGCGGCCGAGAAGGGCGGCAAGCCCGTCACCAGCTCGAACCCCTACGTCTACATGATCTCCTCGTCCTGCCAGTACCCCGACGTCGCCTTCCAGGTGATCGCCGAGGCGTCCAGCCCCGACCTGGTGGTCAAGCACGCGCTGGAGAGCGGGCATCTGGCCTGGCGCAAGGCGGCCCTCGAGGTCGAGGCGTACAAAGCGGATGAGTTCACCAGCAGCGTCACGCCGTACCTGGAGTACACCAGCTTCATGCCCGCGCATCCGCAGTGGAATGACTACCTGACGATCTGGTACAACACGATCCAGGGTGTGGAGCTGGGCGAGCTCACGCCGGAAGAGGCGTTGGAGTTCCTGAAGAGCGAGCTGCAGGCCGCCCTGGGCGACGAGCTGATCATCGTAGAATAG
- a CDS encoding DNA polymerase III subunit alpha, with the protein MASDFVHLHVHSEFSLLDGLSRIPELVQRAKELDMPALALTDHGTMYATIQFYRACKGAGIRPLIGVEAYLAERRMEDRDPQIDSKRYHLLLLAQNQTGYQNLLKICSAAQLRGFYYKPRIDREFLAEHSEGLICTSGCAAGEIPRLLEEGREEEAIRRLSWYRDVFGPDRFFLELQDHDIPWLHELNGKLLEFSRKFDLKLVATNDVHYVYADQWQAHDVLLCIQTGSLVNDQERMRMSDNSYYLRSAEEMAQIFRHVPEALKNTRLIAEMCEVDLDPKGYHLPIFDVPEGFTAESYLRHLVEEGIRRRYGERADDPEVQARKEHELKIIHQMGFDTYFLIVWDLCRAARERGIWWNVRGSGAGSIVAYAIGITNLDPLAHNLIFERFLNPGRVSMPDIDLDFPDDRRAEMLEYTVQKYGQENVAQIITFGTMGARAAVRDVGRALDIPLPEVDNVAKLIPSIPGKPITIKEALEQVPDLRQIYEEVDYLRELLDTAMQLEGVARHASTHAAGVIISDRPLVEYCPLHRPTKGDDEGGIGVVTQWDMGICESMGLLKVDFLGLSTLTIMRKACELIKERHGVEFDLTNIPVEDEEAYKLLARGEVAGIFQVEGAGMRRVLMSMQPKKFEHIVATISLYRPGPMEYIDTYIRRMHGEEEVTYRHPKLEPILAETYGIIVYQEQIIRIASELAGYSPGEADMIRKAVGKKIKAKILEHREKFVKGAVERGIPQDVAEGIYDDIEYFARYGFNKAHAADYAVITCQTAYLKAHYPVEYMTALLTVERHNTDKIGFLVAECRRMGIEVLPPDVNHSDLDFVIEDRVDDQGRPNPAIRFGLGAIKNVGEGPVQVILEARRAGGPFTSLDDFCQRVDLRQVNRRALESLIKAGALNCFGKRSQLLAVIDRMIGVSVQAHQARDVGQLTLFDLGEAGFSDASVLYPLPEVEEVSRRDLLNWEKELVGVYVSAHPLQQLTVDLSDVITAFCGQVGEELNGQRVVLAGMCADVRRITTKKGDPMAFVQLEDLHGSCEVVVFPRVYEEAQDLLVEDRLILVRGRVEVRDTKTNVIADEITNYIERARPVSEEEEGTGDVAPRGVTHMAREGNGNGMWSPADAFIDAPPDEEGPMPWLEEPPAWLHAVEPTSPPAQDAPKAIYITLQRTQDLEEDKRRLHRVVQCLRDHPGTDRFFIEVEGREGRYRLSFPNDTTRHCPELIRALEELVGADRVRVEPLSLGMERPVRSAA; encoded by the coding sequence ATGGCTTCTGACTTCGTTCATCTCCACGTGCACAGCGAGTTCTCCCTTCTGGATGGGCTGAGTCGAATCCCGGAGTTGGTGCAGCGGGCCAAAGAGCTGGACATGCCGGCCCTGGCTCTGACCGATCACGGCACCATGTATGCGACGATCCAGTTCTATCGCGCCTGTAAGGGCGCCGGTATCCGGCCGCTGATCGGCGTGGAGGCGTATCTGGCCGAGCGGCGCATGGAGGATCGTGATCCGCAGATCGACAGCAAGCGCTACCATCTGCTGCTGTTGGCCCAGAACCAGACGGGTTATCAGAATCTGCTCAAGATCTGTTCGGCGGCTCAGCTCAGGGGATTCTACTATAAGCCCCGTATCGATCGGGAGTTCCTGGCGGAGCATTCGGAGGGGCTGATCTGCACGTCCGGTTGTGCCGCCGGCGAGATCCCCCGGCTGCTGGAGGAGGGGCGGGAGGAGGAGGCGATCCGAAGGCTCTCCTGGTACCGGGATGTGTTCGGCCCGGACCGCTTCTTCCTGGAGCTGCAGGACCATGATATCCCGTGGCTGCACGAGTTGAACGGCAAGCTGTTGGAGTTCAGCCGCAAATTCGATCTCAAGCTGGTGGCCACGAACGACGTGCATTACGTGTATGCCGACCAGTGGCAGGCGCATGATGTCCTCCTCTGCATCCAGACGGGCTCTCTGGTCAACGACCAGGAGCGCATGCGCATGAGCGACAACAGCTACTACCTGCGCTCGGCGGAGGAGATGGCGCAGATCTTCCGGCATGTGCCGGAGGCACTGAAGAACACCCGGCTCATCGCCGAGATGTGTGAGGTGGATCTGGACCCCAAAGGCTATCACCTGCCGATCTTCGATGTCCCGGAGGGGTTCACGGCCGAAAGTTATCTTCGTCATCTGGTGGAGGAGGGGATCCGCCGTCGCTATGGGGAGCGGGCGGATGACCCGGAGGTGCAGGCCCGCAAGGAACACGAGCTGAAGATCATCCACCAGATGGGATTTGATACCTACTTCCTCATCGTGTGGGACCTGTGCCGGGCCGCCCGGGAGCGAGGGATCTGGTGGAATGTCCGAGGCTCGGGTGCCGGGTCCATTGTGGCGTATGCCATCGGCATCACCAACCTGGATCCGCTGGCGCACAATCTGATCTTCGAGCGCTTCCTGAACCCTGGCCGTGTTTCCATGCCGGATATCGACCTGGACTTCCCGGACGATCGCCGGGCAGAGATGCTGGAGTACACCGTGCAGAAGTACGGCCAGGAGAACGTCGCCCAGATCATCACCTTCGGGACCATGGGGGCCCGTGCGGCGGTGCGGGATGTCGGCCGGGCGCTGGATATCCCGTTGCCAGAGGTGGATAACGTCGCCAAGCTCATCCCCTCCATCCCCGGCAAGCCGATCACCATCAAGGAGGCGCTGGAGCAGGTGCCGGACCTCCGGCAGATCTATGAGGAGGTCGACTATCTGCGTGAGCTCCTGGACACGGCGATGCAGTTGGAGGGGGTGGCCCGCCATGCCTCCACCCATGCGGCGGGAGTGATCATCTCGGATCGGCCGTTGGTGGAGTATTGCCCGCTGCATCGTCCCACCAAGGGAGACGACGAGGGAGGCATCGGCGTCGTGACCCAGTGGGATATGGGCATCTGTGAGTCCATGGGGCTGCTCAAGGTGGATTTCCTGGGGCTTTCGACGCTGACCATCATGCGCAAGGCGTGTGAGCTCATCAAGGAACGGCATGGCGTGGAGTTCGATCTGACCAATATCCCCGTGGAGGACGAGGAGGCTTACAAGCTGCTGGCACGGGGGGAGGTGGCCGGGATCTTCCAGGTGGAAGGTGCGGGCATGCGTCGGGTGCTCATGTCCATGCAGCCCAAGAAGTTTGAGCATATCGTGGCCACTATCTCCCTGTATCGCCCGGGGCCCATGGAGTACATCGATACGTACATCCGCCGTATGCATGGCGAGGAAGAGGTGACGTATCGGCATCCGAAGCTGGAGCCGATTCTGGCGGAGACGTATGGCATCATCGTGTATCAGGAGCAGATCATCCGGATCGCCTCGGAGCTGGCAGGGTACAGCCCGGGCGAGGCGGACATGATCCGCAAGGCCGTGGGCAAGAAGATCAAGGCGAAGATCCTGGAGCACCGGGAGAAGTTCGTCAAGGGCGCCGTCGAGCGCGGCATTCCCCAGGACGTCGCAGAAGGCATCTACGACGATATCGAATACTTCGCCCGGTACGGGTTCAACAAGGCCCACGCGGCTGATTATGCGGTCATCACCTGTCAGACGGCCTATCTGAAGGCCCATTATCCGGTGGAGTACATGACCGCTCTGCTCACCGTTGAGCGGCATAACACGGACAAGATCGGCTTCCTGGTGGCTGAATGTCGTCGCATGGGTATCGAGGTGCTGCCGCCCGATGTGAACCATAGCGATCTGGACTTCGTCATCGAGGATCGGGTGGATGACCAGGGGCGGCCGAATCCCGCCATCCGCTTTGGCCTGGGGGCGATCAAGAATGTGGGCGAGGGCCCCGTGCAGGTCATTCTGGAGGCGCGCCGGGCCGGTGGCCCGTTCACCTCGCTGGATGACTTCTGCCAGCGAGTCGATCTGCGGCAGGTGAACCGCCGGGCCTTGGAGAGCCTGATCAAGGCGGGGGCTTTGAACTGCTTCGGCAAGCGCTCTCAGCTTTTGGCCGTGATCGACCGCATGATCGGCGTGAGCGTTCAGGCGCATCAGGCCCGAGACGTGGGGCAGCTGACCCTATTTGATCTGGGGGAGGCCGGGTTCAGCGACGCCTCGGTGCTGTACCCTCTCCCGGAGGTCGAGGAGGTCAGCCGACGAGATCTGCTGAATTGGGAGAAGGAGTTGGTGGGCGTGTACGTCTCCGCCCATCCGTTGCAGCAGCTGACGGTTGATCTCAGCGATGTGATCACGGCTTTCTGTGGGCAGGTCGGCGAGGAACTGAACGGACAGCGGGTGGTGCTGGCCGGGATGTGTGCGGATGTGCGGCGCATCACCACCAAAAAGGGCGATCCCATGGCGTTCGTGCAGCTCGAGGACCTGCACGGCTCGTGTGAGGTGGTGGTGTTCCCCCGGGTGTATGAGGAAGCCCAGGATCTGTTGGTGGAGGACAGGCTGATCCTGGTGCGGGGCCGGGTGGAGGTGCGGGACACCAAGACCAACGTGATCGCCGATGAGATCACGAACTACATCGAGCGGGCGCGTCCGGTGTCGGAGGAAGAGGAAGGGACGGGCGATGTGGCGCCTCGCGGCGTCACTCACATGGCTCGCGAGGGGAACGGCAACGGGATGTGGTCGCCTGCGGACGCGTTCATCGACGCCCCGCCGGACGAGGAGGGGCCTATGCCCTGGTTGGAGGAGCCGCCCGCCTGGCTGCATGCGGTGGAACCCACGTCGCCGCCCGCACAGGATGCTCCCAAGGCCATCTACATCACCCTGCAGCGGACTCAGGATCTGGAGGAGGATAAGCGCCGGTTGCATCGGGTGGTGCAGTGCCTGCGGGATCATCCTGGCACGGATCGGTTCTTCATCGAGGTGGAGGGACGTGAGGGGCGGTATCGGCTCTCCTTCCCTAACGATACCACCCGCCACTGTCCGGAGTTGATCCGGGCGTTGGAGGAGCTGGTGGGGGCAGACCGGGTGCGTGTGGAGCCGTTGTCCCTGGGGATGGAGCGCCCGGTGCGCTCGGCCGCTTAG
- a CDS encoding CPBP family intramembrane metalloprotease — protein MTPGYALFLLGSLGLLALVIFGALRTARLLRQWRPDRNLLLLPAENLLRGVLLIVALALGAFSGLPYERLGWAPNAPLNDLVWGVCVGGVLALAIYWGTQWVIQRWGNRLYDAFIMRNITPRTPGEWPAVLLALFLAVATEEILFRSLLLGGLSPPLPFWPLAIVLALCFGVVHLPQGKLAVIVTTLAGLLFAWLFRARGSLLAPLTAHYVANGLQLWLSYRRRPSPG, from the coding sequence GTGACTCCGGGATACGCACTGTTCCTGCTGGGCTCTCTGGGGCTGCTGGCGCTGGTCATCTTCGGCGCGCTGCGCACCGCCCGGCTCCTCCGGCAATGGCGCCCTGACCGCAACCTGCTCCTGCTGCCTGCGGAGAACTTGCTGCGTGGCGTCCTGTTGATCGTGGCCTTGGCCCTGGGAGCGTTCAGCGGGTTGCCGTATGAGCGCCTGGGATGGGCTCCGAATGCCCCCCTGAACGATCTCGTGTGGGGAGTGTGCGTCGGCGGGGTCTTGGCCCTCGCCATCTACTGGGGCACCCAATGGGTGATCCAACGCTGGGGCAACCGCCTGTACGACGCATTCATCATGCGGAACATCACCCCCCGCACCCCGGGCGAATGGCCGGCAGTGCTGTTGGCCCTCTTCCTGGCCGTGGCCACCGAGGAGATCCTCTTCCGGTCACTGCTCCTGGGAGGATTATCCCCACCGCTCCCCTTCTGGCCGCTGGCGATCGTCCTGGCCCTCTGCTTTGGCGTCGTCCACCTGCCACAGGGGAAACTGGCCGTGATCGTCACCACGCTGGCCGGGCTGCTCTTCGCGTGGCTTTTCCGGGCTCGAGGCAGCCTGCTGGCCCCGCTGACGGCACACTATGTGGCCAACGGGTTACAGCTCTGGTTGTCCTACCGACGACGGCCATCCCCAGGATAA